GTGAGGACGTCGATGCAATACTTGTCGTCCTCGATCATCTTCGCGATGCCGCGGACTTGGCCCTCGATGCGGCGCAGTCGCTTGGCGTAATTGTCCTTCTGCGCCGAATATCCGAGTGGGGTTGTCATCTATCCTCCCAGCGTCTTGGTCATCGGGGGACCTGCGCCTACTGCGTGGCGAAGAGGGTCAGCCATCGCAATGGCGTCGGTGTCGTGGAAGCGGTGCCAGGATCGCGGAAATCCGAGTGCTGATGGGCCTCATTATGGCACGTACCGTGCCGTATCGCGCCCAACGGGTAATCACCCATTAGAGGGCCCAACCAGACCGGTGGCCGAGTTCAGGCTCGTGTAGGCCCGCACGTCAGGCAACGGGCCGTCAGCCGTATGGCAAGACTGACCCTCTCGACACTGCGTGTATCGACACACGAAGCTGGAAGCCGCATTACCCTTTGCGGGTATGGGGTACACACCGTATCGTCGGTGTTGTGGACTTTCCCCTACCTACGTTCGGACGTTTGGCCGACCCCCACGGGCGGCTGATGGGGTATCGATCACGGACTGATCTCGGCCGGGTGTCGACTCATTTTGGAGCGCGGATGGCCACGACCAGCGGTGCTACGGTCGGGGTGTTATGAGATTGGCCAGCGCTAGCGGAACGCCACGGCTGCGGTATGTGGTGGCGGTGGGGGCTGCGGCGTGGTTGGCGATGTGGGGGGTCCTGATCGGCGCCCACAGCATCATGGGGCATTCGCAGTCTTCGCTAGCCCATCCGGCCCACGCGTTGGTGGCTTCGCTGGGTGGTGAGTTCACCGTTGATGTCGATCATCCGCATGTGAGCAAGGGTTCTGCGGGCGGACATCATGAGCAGTTCACCACGGCGGTGCTGCCGCGCTCGGGCGCGGTGGCGGCTGCGTTAATCGCGTTGGGTGCGGTGGCCGCCGTGGCGCTGACCGGTGGGCTGGCCCGGTTTGGGGTGCCCGCCGGGCGCGGCCCGCCCCATACCCCGGCTTTGTCTGTTACCGGTCAAGACGTCTTGACCCGGTTCTGCTTGTCTCGTCGCTGACTGGTCAGCGCCAGGTCGTTTCTGCCCTTTAGTGGCAGCGGCCGGCGACCGCTGACCCCTGTCACCATGTGCCGCGCACCGGTATTCGCGGCTCCCGTGTGAAAGCGACGAATTCCATGGCTGAAATTCTTCCCTTCGACAACACTTGCGTTCACCCCATCGCGGCCCTGAAGGTTGTTGAGCCGCGCGACTGCGCACCACCCGCCCCGCCACTTCCCGGCGACCCGCCGCCCTGGTGGGTAACACACCGGTGCTGCGCATTGAGGCGCCGTTGACCCCACCCGATCGCGGGTTTTGGGCCAAGCTAGAAGGGTTCAACCCCGGCGGCAGCATGAAAGACCGCCCGGCCCTGCACATGGTCGAAGCCGCCCGCGCCCGCGGCGAATTAGCTCCCGGAGCGCGCATCGTCGAATCCACCAGCGGCAGCCTCGGATTAGGCCTAGCGCTGGCCGGCCAAGCCTACGGGCACCCGGTCACCGTAGTCACCGACACCGGCATGGAACCCATCGTGCGCCACATGCTGGCCGCCTACGGCGCCCAGGTCGACCTGGTCACCGAACCCCACCCCATCGGCGGCTGGCAACAAGCCCGCAAAGACCGCGTCGCCCAAGTTCTGGCCGACCACCCCGGCTCCTGGTGCCCCGACCAATACAGCAACCCCGACAACATCACCGGCTACCGGTCGTTGGCGTTGGAGCTGCTCGATCAACTCGGCAACGTCGACGTGCTGGTCTGCTCGGTAGGCACCGGCGGACACTCCGCCGGCGTGGCGCGGGTACTGCGCCAATTCAACCCCGACATGAAACTGATCGGAGTCGACACCATCGGCTCGACCATCTTCGGCCAACCCGCCACCACCCGGCTCATGCGCGGCCTGGGCTCCAGCATCCATCCCGCCAACATCGACTACCACGCCTTCAACGAAGTCCACTGGGTCGCCCCCCACGAAGCCGTCTGGGCCGCACGCACTTTGGCGGCCAGCAACTTCGCCAGCGGCGGCTGGAGCGTCGGCGCCGTCGCCCTGGTCGCCGGCTGGGCCGCACGCACCTATCCCAAAGACACCCGCATCGCCGCCGTCTTCCCCGACGGACCCCAACGCTACTTCGACACCATCTACAACGACCACTACTGCCACCAACACCAGCTCCTGGACTGGCAAACCACCCCCCAACCCACCACCCTCACCGACCCCAACCAACACGTCATCACCTCCTGGACCCGCACCACCACCATCACCAACCCCACACTGCTGCGCGGGGCAATACCGATCCGAAAGGCGGCTGCGGGGATGCAGGGAGGAAATGGCTCAGTCGACGTGAAAATTCCTGCATAGACGCGCTGCAAGTATTGTGCGCAGCAGACTTCCCATTCATCACTGCGGCTGGATCAAAATACGAGAGGACGGAATACAGTAATGGTTTCTGCAGCAACAGGCAGCCGACCGGTACAGCAGATTCTGGACCGCGAGGACGTGGGATTGCGCGTGCTAACACGCAGCGATATCGCCGACATTGCGATCAGTCCCACTGAGGTAATGGAACTGGTCAAGGGCGCTTATCTGCGAGTGGCCGAAGGTTCTTCCCGGGCGCCGGCAAAAATCATGATGCGCTCGCCGTACCGGGATTCGGCCGCCTATGCGATGCCCGGCTATGACGGCGGTTCACAAATCACGGCGTTTAAAGACTATTATATGCAAAACGACGACGGGAAAAAAGAATACATCACCATCACGCTCTACGACGATAAAGCGGGTTTGCCAATAGCATTGATGGACTGCTTCCGAGTGACCGCGCTACGAACTGCCGCCAACACCGCGCTGATCGCGGGCGCATGCGCACCGCCCGGGGCCCGCACCGCGCTGGTGACCGGTTCGGGCGCCCAAGGCCGATACACCTTCCCGTACCTGCTGACTGCTCTGCCGGACTTGGATCGGCTCCTGCTGTTCGGCACCCATCCCGATGGCATCGCCGCCGTGCGCGCGCATGTCCGCGAGCAATACCCCGACCGAGACATCGAAATCGTCACCGACCCCGAGAAAGCCGCCAGCGAAGCCGACGTTCTAGTTGCCACCTCGGCTGGGCCGGCCACCGAGGTCAAGTTCCGCACCAGCTGGCTTAAGCCTGGGGCGCTGTTCGTCTCGGTCAACGGGACCGGCGTGCACTCGTCCTCGCTGCGCGACGCCGACTACGCCGTGGCGACGAGCGCGGGCCAACTGGCGGTCACGGGCACCCGCTTCGCCGACGAGAACGGCTCGTTACGCTTGGACACCGAGCTGCCCGACATCCTCGCCGGACAAGCACCGGGCAGGCGAGACAACGATGACCGGGTCTTCGTTTTCAACAGCGGCATGGCCATCACCGACATCCCTGTGGCGCACGAACTGGCCGCCCAAGCGATCGCTCGTGGACGCGGACAGGAAATCAAACTGTGGAGCTAGCACAGACGCCGTTGTCGCTGCCGGCGGTAGAGCCGGAATGGTTCCGGGAAGTCATATCTGATCGTTCGTTGATAGCCGATATGGCTCATGCGCTCGGAGGCCCGTTTCACGTGCTGTTCGCGCCGCAGTTCGCCCGAAACCTGAAGGCGTTTAGCGATGTGCTCGACTCGGCGGGCGTGGAAGGGCAAGTATTTTTCGCCAAGAAAGCCAACAAGGCGGGGTGCTGGTTGCGCGTCTGCGCGCAGGTCGGCGCAGGTGTCGATGCAGCCAGCGCCCCGGAATTGGTTCATGCGCTTAGTTGCGGTGTGCGCGGTTCAGACATCGTGGTCACCGGGCCCGCCAAAAGCGAACATCTGCTCTGGCTAGCCGCCCGCCACGGTTGCTTGATCGCAGTGGACGCCCTCGACGAGCTCGACAGGGTTATCGCGCTGGCCCATCGCGGCGAGAGCGTCCGGATCATGTTGCGGGTGCTTCCAGAGGTGAACCCGCACAGCAGATTTGGTCTAAACCCCACCGAATTGGATGCCGCGCTACAACAATGCGCCCAGCAGCGGTCGCGTGTGTCAATGGAAGGATTCTCGTTTCACCTCAACGGATACGAGGTCGCGCCACGTGCGCAGCTGGCGGCCCAGCTGGTTGATCGTGTCGTTGAGGCACGTGCGCAAGGGCTGGCGGCAACGTCCATTTCTATCGGCGGCGGATTCGCAGTGAGCTACCTCGACGCCGAGACGTGGGATCGGTTCTTGCGCGACAGCACCGAAAGCGACTTTCACGCCGGCAAAACGTTCACCCACTTCTACCCCTATCATCAGGAGCCGACCGGGGCCGACATGTTGGCCGCAATCCTCTCCAGCGAGGACGCCGGCGGCCAAGGCACCGTCGGCGACCGATTCGCCACGACGGGAACCAAGCTCCTGCTCGAGCCCGGCCGCGCGTTGCTCAACGGGGCAGGATTCACCGTTTTTCCCGTGCAGGGATTCAAGCGGCGCGGCGACTACGGGATCATCACCGTTCTCGGGCTGAGCATGAGCTTGTCGGAGCAGTGGAAATCCAGCGAGTTCCTCCCGGATCCGACGCTGTGGCCGCAAGAAAGCTCGGACGAGCTGCAGTCGACAGGCCCGGTCCGATGCTGCGTCGGCGGGGCTAGCTGCCTGGACTATGACATGCTGACCTGGCGAAAAGTGGAGCTACCGCGGCAGCCGCGTTATGGTGACCTGCTGATCTACCCCAACACCGCTGGCTACCAGATGGACAAGAACGAATCCGAGTTCCATGGACTCCCCTTGCCGCCGAAACTCGAGGTGACTTGCGACGACGAGGGCCGGTTTCGCTGGCGCCCCGACCAGAATGGCGATCGCTGGTGAGCCGGGCGCCCGTGGGTGAAAACCGCCGGGTGCGGCTTGCTCCCCTGATGCGCACCGGCCGGCAGCTCACCGCTTTGGCCGCACCCATCGCGGGTGTGCAATTCGCCCAAGTTGCGTTGACCACCACCGATTTGGCCATGATGGGCCTCATCGGAGTGCAAGCCATCGCCGCCGGTGGGCTTGCCGCGATCCTGTACAACCTGATGCGCACCATGTGCGTCGGTGTAGTCACCGCGGTGGGAAATCTGGTCGCCACTGCAGCCGCTCAAGGGGAGGCACGTTCCGGAAGCGACCGCCCAGACACCAAGGCGCACACGGAGATCCGCCAGATCAACCGATCCGCCTTCTTGGTGGCCACCATGACGGCTGTCCTTCTCGGCGCCGCACTGATCGCCTTGGGCTATGTATTGCCCGTCTTCGGGGTGGACAAAGACGTGCTGGCCCTCGCGCGACCCATGATGATTGCCTTAGCTCCAGGGCTTGTCCCGATGGTGTGGCTGAATGTGTTGCGGCAGTTCTCCGTTGGTATGCGCCGCCCCGGTCCCCTGTTGGCGGTCAGCATCGCCTCCATCGCACTGAACGCGGCGCTGGACTTGGTGTTCATCTACGGACTGCTGGGCCTCCCCCGGCTGGGCTTGGCAGGCATCGGACTGGCAACGACGCTGGTGCAGGTACTCACCGTTGCGGCCTTCTATTTCATCCTGCGCCGTGACAATCACCTCGCCCCGCTGCTGTCGATCGACGGCTGGAATGCCGACGCTGAAATGGCCCGCCACATCCTGCGGTTGGGAGTCCCTATTTCATTGACGTACGGCTCGGAGGCGGGGATCACGTCGCTGGCCGCCGTGGTGATGGGAACCTTCGGCCCCATCGTGTTGGCTGCGCACAATGTGGTGACTCAGCTGACCCGCATCGCCTTCCAAATCAGCATCGGCTTATCACACGGATCATCCATCCTCATCAGCCGTGCGACCGGCAAAGGTGATAAAGGGCAGGCCGAGCAGATAGCGGTCGTCGCGCTTCTCCTGGGGGTAATTAGCACGGTGACACTCGGACTGCTCTACGTGGTAGCCCCCTACTGGGTTTTACGGCCATTTTTAGACCCCGCCGATTCGGCCACTATTGTGATCGCCAAATTCTTCCTCTTCTTCGCGATAATCCAGCAAATCGTGGACTTCACCCAAAACATCGCCGTGGGACTCCTGCGGGGCATCGGCAACACCAAAGCCGGCTTGCGAGCAACCACGATCGGGTACTGGTTGGTTGGCCTGCCCGCTATGTTGCTCCTGACATTCCCGGCGCAATTGCATGGGGCCGGAGTGTGGATCGGGCTCAGCACCGGCTTCGCCGCGACGGCGGCGCTGCTGCTGCGACGGTTCCGCAAGGATCTGCCTCAAGCAGTCTGACCGGCGTCTGCGTTTTGATAGCGGGAGTTGACGTATAGGGTGCGGTCAGTGGGTTTTGTGGCGCGGTTTCGCGGGTTCGACACGGCCAGCCGGATTCTGCTGATCAATCAGTTCGGCATCAACGTCGGTTTCTACATGCTGATGCCCTATCTGGCCGGCTACCTGGCCGGCCCGCTCGCGCTGGCGGCGTGGGCTGTCGGGCTGGTCCTGGGTACCAGGGATTTCTCTGAGCTCGGCATGTTCATCGTGGGAGGCACCCTTGCCGATCGGCTGGGCTACAAGTGGCTGATCGTGGCCGGATGTCTACTGCGCACCGGTGGGTTCGCACTACTGGTGACGGGCCAGTCCTTGCCCGTCGTGTCGATCGCCGCCGCAGCCACCGGTTTCGCCGGTGCATTGTTCAACCCAGCGATCCGCGCGTATCTGGCCGCCGACGTCGGCGTCCGCCGTGTCGAGGCGTTCGCGATGTTCAACATTTTCAATCACGCCGGCATCTTGCTTGGCCCAATTGTTGGACTTGCCCTGATGGCCATGGACTTTCGGGTCGCCGCGGCCGGCGCGGCAGTCGTCTTCGCCGTGCTCACAGTCGTGCAACTACTGGCGTTGCCTCGCTGCCGCGCCGACCCAGCGCCGGAGAAGACCTCGATACTGCAAGATTGGCGGGTCGTCGTCGCTAACCGCTCTTTCCTGTTGTTCGCCGCGGCGATGACCGGTTCCTATGTGCTCTCGTTTCAGATCAATCTCGCACTGCCGTTGCAGGCGTCGATGCTGGCGCCAGGATCTCATTCATTACTAGTCGCAGCACTTTTCGCCGTTTCAGGGCTCACCGCGGTTGGTGGACAATTACGCATCACCCGCTGGTTCGCCGAGAGGTGGGGAACCAGACGCAGTTTGGCCGTGGGCCTGACCATAATGGCAGCGTCGTTCCTGCCGTTGATCGTCGTCCCAGACCGCGAACGCTTCGGTGCTCTTCCGGCGATCGCGGCGCTTCTGATGTCTGCGGGCCTGCTGGCCATCGGCTCGGCCGCCGTCTTCCCGTTCGAGATGGACATTGTGGTCTCGCTGGGCGGCCGACTGGTCGCCACCCATTACGGCTTGTACAACACCATCATCGGGGCCGGAATCCTCGTCGGTAATTTGGCCACGGGCGCGGTCATGGGTTCCGCACGACAAATGGGCCTGGGCGAACTGGCATGGGCAGGAATGGTTCTCGTCGGAATCGTCGCCGCTGTGGCCTTACACCGCCTGGACCGGACCCACCGCCTGCAGCCCGCCCACTCTGACGTTTTGCCCACCTGAGCGGCCGGCTGTTGGTGGGCCGCAGCACGGTTCGGCGCCTACATACAGTCAGGGCGATGCGTAAGCGATCATGTCCCCCACGCGATCCTTACCTCCAGCGAGGCCACACCAGCTCAAGTCGGTGCGTTGGCACCCCGACGAAAGCGGCGGTGATGGCTACCCGACCTCCCGGGGCACCCACAGCGGAAGCTTTCCGGCTTAGACGATATGCATTGGCGGGCCGGCGAAGGCGAACGACGGGCACTGATCATGGCTCACCACCTCGCAGTGCCAATCCGGCACGAGATCGGAACTGACTGGGGCCTATCGGGAACACCAGGGGCGGCCCGTGGCGGGTCACACGGCCCGCGCGCAGACCTAATGACGGCGCGCCTTTATACCTGGCGCGTGAAGCCGTGGATTGACCGGAGGTACCCTACGGGGGTGGTGTAGATCACACCGAGAGACGTCTATCCGATGCCACTGTATCCGCTGGCTACAGATGATGGCCTGCGTATAGCTCGACGGCCTGCGGGTCGCATCGAGTCGCAGATGCGATGACAAATCACCGGTAGATGAGGGGTAACCCAGGTGATCATCAGGATACTGGTTAGCGCTGCAATCGCTGTCGCCTCCGTCGGACAAGCCCCACCGACCAGTGCTGACCCGAATCCGTTCGGCACACTCAGCTGTAGCTGTTGACCGCGCTCACTGAAATTCCCCACTGATGCTCATCGAAATTCCCCACCCGTGTGGCTCCGCCGAGAAGGGCGGGCCTCCTTCGAAGCTTCTGGTGTCTGACGCCAGTTGCTCCATCGAAGGAGGCCCGCTTTCTCATGCTCACATGGGAGGACGATGTGGAAGTACATGCCCTACGCAAACGTGGTTGGACGATCTCGGCGATCGCCCGCCACACCGGCTTTGACCGTAAGACGGTCCGCAAGTACCTGGCCGGCGACGGCAAGCCCGGGGTGCGGGCCCGGCCCGACCCGGATCCGTTCGAGCCGTTCGTCGACTACGTCACCGCGCGGCTGACCGAGGACCCGCACCTGTGGGCCCGCACCCTCTACGACGAACTCGAGAACCTTGGGTTCGCCCTGTCGTATCAGAGCCTGACCCGCAACATCCGAACCCGCGATCTGCGGCCGGTGTGTGAGGCGTGCCGGACCGCCACGCAGCGCCCAAACGCGGTTATCCCACATGCACCGGGTGATGAAACCCAATGGGATTGGCTGGAATTGCCCGACCCACCGCAATCGTGGGGCTGGGGCAAGACTGCGCACCTGCTGGTCGGCTCGCTGTCGCACTCGGGCAAGTGGCGCGGTTATTTGGCGCCGAGCGAGGACCAGCCGCATCTGGTCGCCGGCCTGGACCGCGTGACCCGCGGCCTGGGAGGTTGTACCCGGGTGTGGCGCTTCGACCGGATGGCCACGGTCTGCGACCCCGGTAGCGGCCGGGTGACCGCCTCCTTCACCGGGGTGGCCAAGCACTATGGCGTGTCGGTGGCGATCTGCCCGCCCCGGCGCGGCAACCGCAAGGGCGTGGTGGAAAAGGTCAATCACACCGCTGCGCAACGCTGGTGGCGCACCCTGGCCGACGAGGTGACCGTCGAGGCGGCGCAAGCGAGCCTGGATCGCTTCGCCCGGGTCCGCGGCGATACCCGGCTGCGGGCCACCGCTGATGGCCGCTCCTCGGTCGCCGTGGTGGCCGAAACGGAGCCACTACAACCGGTGGCGGCGCAGGCGTATCCGGTGATCGTGGCCGAGGCACGCACCGCCTCGCGCCAAGCGATGGTGTCCTACCGCGGTAACCGCTACTCGGTGCCCCCGGAGTTGGCCGCCGCCAACGTGGTGGTGTCTCATCCCGTCGGCGGGCAGTTCTGCGACATCGCCACCATGAGCGGGATCGTGATCGCCCGACACCGACTGGCCGCCGACGG
The sequence above is drawn from the Mycobacterium marseillense genome and encodes:
- a CDS encoding ornithine cyclodeaminase, translating into MVSAATGSRPVQQILDREDVGLRVLTRSDIADIAISPTEVMELVKGAYLRVAEGSSRAPAKIMMRSPYRDSAAYAMPGYDGGSQITAFKDYYMQNDDGKKEYITITLYDDKAGLPIALMDCFRVTALRTAANTALIAGACAPPGARTALVTGSGAQGRYTFPYLLTALPDLDRLLLFGTHPDGIAAVRAHVREQYPDRDIEIVTDPEKAASEADVLVATSAGPATEVKFRTSWLKPGALFVSVNGTGVHSSSLRDADYAVATSAGQLAVTGTRFADENGSLRLDTELPDILAGQAPGRRDNDDRVFVFNSGMAITDIPVAHELAAQAIARGRGQEIKLWS
- a CDS encoding MFS transporter, with translation MGFVARFRGFDTASRILLINQFGINVGFYMLMPYLAGYLAGPLALAAWAVGLVLGTRDFSELGMFIVGGTLADRLGYKWLIVAGCLLRTGGFALLVTGQSLPVVSIAAAATGFAGALFNPAIRAYLAADVGVRRVEAFAMFNIFNHAGILLGPIVGLALMAMDFRVAAAGAAVVFAVLTVVQLLALPRCRADPAPEKTSILQDWRVVVANRSFLLFAAAMTGSYVLSFQINLALPLQASMLAPGSHSLLVAALFAVSGLTAVGGQLRITRWFAERWGTRRSLAVGLTIMAASFLPLIVVPDRERFGALPAIAALLMSAGLLAIGSAAVFPFEMDIVVSLGGRLVATHYGLYNTIIGAGILVGNLATGAVMGSARQMGLGELAWAGMVLVGIVAAVALHRLDRTHRLQPAHSDVLPT
- a CDS encoding alanine racemase, giving the protein MAHALGGPFHVLFAPQFARNLKAFSDVLDSAGVEGQVFFAKKANKAGCWLRVCAQVGAGVDAASAPELVHALSCGVRGSDIVVTGPAKSEHLLWLAARHGCLIAVDALDELDRVIALAHRGESVRIMLRVLPEVNPHSRFGLNPTELDAALQQCAQQRSRVSMEGFSFHLNGYEVAPRAQLAAQLVDRVVEARAQGLAATSISIGGGFAVSYLDAETWDRFLRDSTESDFHAGKTFTHFYPYHQEPTGADMLAAILSSEDAGGQGTVGDRFATTGTKLLLEPGRALLNGAGFTVFPVQGFKRRGDYGIITVLGLSMSLSEQWKSSEFLPDPTLWPQESSDELQSTGPVRCCVGGASCLDYDMLTWRKVELPRQPRYGDLLIYPNTAGYQMDKNESEFHGLPLPPKLEVTCDDEGRFRWRPDQNGDRW
- a CDS encoding PLP-dependent cysteine synthase family protein: MGNTPVLRIEAPLTPPDRGFWAKLEGFNPGGSMKDRPALHMVEAARARGELAPGARIVESTSGSLGLGLALAGQAYGHPVTVVTDTGMEPIVRHMLAAYGAQVDLVTEPHPIGGWQQARKDRVAQVLADHPGSWCPDQYSNPDNITGYRSLALELLDQLGNVDVLVCSVGTGGHSAGVARVLRQFNPDMKLIGVDTIGSTIFGQPATTRLMRGLGSSIHPANIDYHAFNEVHWVAPHEAVWAARTLAASNFASGGWSVGAVALVAGWAARTYPKDTRIAAVFPDGPQRYFDTIYNDHYCHQHQLLDWQTTPQPTTLTDPNQHVITSWTRTTTITNPTLLRGAIPIRKAAAGMQGGNGSVDVKIPA
- a CDS encoding MATE family efflux transporter, with product MGENRRVRLAPLMRTGRQLTALAAPIAGVQFAQVALTTTDLAMMGLIGVQAIAAGGLAAILYNLMRTMCVGVVTAVGNLVATAAAQGEARSGSDRPDTKAHTEIRQINRSAFLVATMTAVLLGAALIALGYVLPVFGVDKDVLALARPMMIALAPGLVPMVWLNVLRQFSVGMRRPGPLLAVSIASIALNAALDLVFIYGLLGLPRLGLAGIGLATTLVQVLTVAAFYFILRRDNHLAPLLSIDGWNADAEMARHILRLGVPISLTYGSEAGITSLAAVVMGTFGPIVLAAHNVVTQLTRIAFQISIGLSHGSSILISRATGKGDKGQAEQIAVVALLLGVISTVTLGLLYVVAPYWVLRPFLDPADSATIVIAKFFLFFAIIQQIVDFTQNIAVGLLRGIGNTKAGLRATTIGYWLVGLPAMLLLTFPAQLHGAGVWIGLSTGFAATAALLLRRFRKDLPQAV
- a CDS encoding Mu transposase domain-containing protein: MLTWEDDVEVHALRKRGWTISAIARHTGFDRKTVRKYLAGDGKPGVRARPDPDPFEPFVDYVTARLTEDPHLWARTLYDELENLGFALSYQSLTRNIRTRDLRPVCEACRTATQRPNAVIPHAPGDETQWDWLELPDPPQSWGWGKTAHLLVGSLSHSGKWRGYLAPSEDQPHLVAGLDRVTRGLGGCTRVWRFDRMATVCDPGSGRVTASFTGVAKHYGVSVAICPPRRGNRKGVVEKVNHTAAQRWWRTLADEVTVEAAQASLDRFARVRGDTRLRATADGRSSVAVVAETEPLQPVAAQAYPVIVAEARTASRQAMVSYRGNRYSVPPELAAANVVVSHPVGGQFCDIATMSGIVIARHRLAADGLGVMVRDSGHVIALDAVAMATATTGRPHRRKEGIPPGPAAKAAAAQLLALKQPSTTAIETSTPSTDSTVIDLSAYERAAQNRTIQ